GCTTCATAGCCTGAGACGATATAATCATGGTCAACTGGCCCGATCTCAATGAAGAGGCTGGAAGTCCAATTTTTAGTTATTCCAGTAGTGATGTCTGAAGAAACCGTGTCTGGTTTTTTGTCACGTTTTAGGTGAAAGCTATGTTCAGTGCACTGAACAAATCACCACCTGTACCAGAAACGTTATCTTCGGAAGGAAAGGATTTCCTCAGGTGCTGCTTTCAGAGAAAACCTGCAGACCGGCCAACAGCTCTGATGCTACTTGAGCATTCTTTCTTAAGTAATACTAGTTTACGTGAGCATAGTGCTACTATTTCAGGTTGCTTTGAAGATTTCTCTAGGATGAAATTACATGTGAGTTTTACAAGCTGATTCATGTTTAAAATATCGGTATTTGGTATTGATTTCTCTTTTGTTTCTCGAGCTTTTATTAGTTTGATTGTTTTCTTTTCATCATAGTTAGACTTCATTCATTTTCTGTTAATAACACTTAAATAGTGTTATTCAAGTGGTTTCAATTCATTAGCTTTTCATGATATTTTGCAGAGTGCAAAAGACCCAACAAACCTTACTAAGGAACTTAATCTACTTTCACCAGGAACATCATCTAGGCAACCAAAATCTCTATATAACGGGTAATAGTGATTTTTCgagtccttttctttttctttctgtaaATGATTGGTTTTTGTCAAGAGGCTGCATTATATGAAATTATCTACTATCCTTATTCGGGTCAGAGTGGGAGTGTCTCcggtggaggacaagatgcgggaagctagGATTAAatggtttgggcatgtgaagaggatGAACACAGATGCTCCTGAGAGGTTGGTGCTGGAGGGGGggagaagaggtagaggtaggtgaaagaagtattggggaggaGTGATTAGGCAAGATATAGCGTtacttcagcttaccgaggacatgatccttgataggaaggtgtggagatcAAGAATCAGGGTAGACCGATAGTAGGTAGTCAAGAGTTTTAGTGGTAGTCTTGAATTCTATTATTGTTAGATTTTTTTTAGTACGTATTACTTGTTGTTCCTTTCGCTTTGTTTTCAtactatcttgttgttgttactgcttggTGCTACTGCTTTTCTTTTCGTCTTTCGTGAGCCGAGGATCTATCAGAAACAATCTCTATACTTTCAAggtgggggtaaggtctacgtacacacaaccctccccagacctcacttgtgccATTACACTTGGTTTTTTTTGCTGTTGTTATATTAACATCGATTGTTCCAATCAATTTGTTTGAGTTGTCTCCATTGACCATGATGCTTATCTTATGCAAAGGGAACTTGTGTTTCTGTTTCAGTGAAACAAGCCATCGATCACATTCTGTAACCTGTGACTATGGAGGAGCATCTTACCACTCTCCCCGTTCTACACTCGAAATACTTCCTTGTATTTCTTTGCCGGAGCTGAATCCCAGTTCACTTGCAGCTGGTTCCTCAAACAATCCCAATAGTAATTTGTTCCTTGGATCTGAAAACAGAAGTGCTTGTGTTTTCAACTGCAGGACTTGTGTATAAGATCATAAAGCAAGAAAATACGAAAGAACTTGTGTACATATTAGACTAGGTGAAATAGAGAATACTTGTAATATGTTCATTAATTCATTTGTGTTCTCGACATCACAtgtttatgtttaaagaatgtaAAATGGCTATATTTTGGATGAAGGTAGTAATTCTTTTTATAATTAAAGTTGTATAATTAAAAGGTAATAAATTTTATGTTTAAATTGTTTTTAACTAACTAATGAGAGAGACTACTCTGTTGAGATactattcactttcttttcaacaaaatatgccaaAGATTTAGTACAACTTACATAACACAAGGTTGATATGTAAGAGGATGTGAACGTGAACCTTTGGCAATTAAATACAATCGACCTTGATATTTTGGTGTTGAATTTGGACAATGCATTTAAAGATTAAAATAGTGACCACACCAAGGTATATCTGTAATTTTAAGTCAGTGCATGCATGGTATATATAGCTCATTGCTCTTTTGAGACAATATGAGAACTTAATTACGTActaatacatatacatatattttcataatttttttaattttccacctGTACTATCGTAAAGGTGAATCAGCCCCTGGGCCTAGCTCGGAATAGAGATAAAGCCAATATTTTGGATTCACAGGTGAAAGAAGGGCACAGTCGTAATTTAATTAAATGAAATCACAAACTCATTTAAgagaaaacaataacaataattacGTACGTTTCAATTTCAATTATGTTTGGGTCGGTCATATGAATTGTTCATGTTACTCCATTTAAACTCTATCTCAATCCAATATTATATAAAACTTAAGAAGAAAATTTTCTTACCACTAagaattttctatatttttttttactgaCACAGACAAAAGCTCTAACAAATTTGAAAGACTTCTAGCTAGGAATAGTAAGACCTAAAGTAAACCTATAAATATTTCCTAACAAAGACGACCAAGACTCGAAATCTATGGTTAATGATGAAAAAATATTTATCACTAAATTGTAACTCTTGGTAGTTGGCTTAAATGAACCTAACCGACACAGTCATGTACCTGAACTTCTAACGAGAATTGATGTTTCTTTGTTCTTCATTTTCAGTAACCTTTCCAAGTTTCAATAAATCCATGCCATCAATTTCACAATCGGTGCACCTAAGTTTTTTTGAAGTATTATATACGTTAAACACGAAAACTGCAAATTTTCCATATAAAAAATTTAACTGAAGGTAGCAATCTagataaagtatttttttcctctcttttcgaAGCAATCTAAATTTTCCTAGATTTGCCTCTGATGGTAAGTCTTTaaaacaagttctaaaatataaaattttctcATAGATGCTGCAGTTTTTTCTACCTTTTCTCTTGTTGCTGTGAGAGGGCGAGATTATGAGCCTTATGCTGGATACTGCTAGGAAGGAAGCACTTTTGGCATTAAATTAGTAGTAATATCAATGAAGATGTTGCGATTAGTCAAATTTGCAGGATAACTCATTCGGCAATTTTGGGCAACTTATATAGAAAAAAAacataagaaaagaaaacaagcaCACGAAACAAAAGAAAGCaacaaaattaaaaacaaaaaacagaCGGTTGCTCATCTTTTGTGCAGTTACTTTTCAAAATATGCCTTAgataaacctttttttttttggtttttcaacCGTTCGGTACCTGCATCGGTCTTTAATGTTAAATCCGGATTAACGTCGGAAAGCTAAGCCCTCCCTAACAAACAAGACTCTAAAATGAAGGCTCGAATCTAAAATCTCTGGTTAAGGATGCAAGAGTACTTATTATAGTTGGCTTAAATGAACCTAACAGATACAATAATGTACCTGAACTTCTAACGAGAATTGAtgtttctttgtttttcattttcaGTAACCTTTCCAAGTTTCAATAATTCCATGCCATCAATTTTCACAATCGGTGCACCTAAGTTTTTTTGAAGTATTATATACGTTAAACACGAAAACTGCAAATTTTCcatataaaaaaatttaactgAAGTAGCATTCTAGATAAAGTattttttccctctcttttcgAAGCAAATACAAGTCAAACCAATTTATATCACCTTGTGTTCTAGATATTCTAGTAACTCTAGAAACAAAATAGAGGGAAAAGGAATTTGACTTTCCCTCTTAATTACCTAAACCTTCAAGGGTTATATTGTACGAACCACTAACTCGACTAATTTGCATTTACGTTTAGAATCCTCATAAAGGAACTTAAAGTGTTTCCTATTAAGAAGTTATGTTTTTCATTATCAGAGCTCAAATTCGAGACCTAACGAAGGAATCCGAACTATCCCATTACACTAACTCCTTGGTGATATATCATACAAAatattctttaaattttcaaTGAACTCTAACAAAGAAAATACTCAATTCTTGACCAGATGCACCATCAGGATTTATCATGTAAAAAGCTTCTGAATCTTTTGATCCAACAACCCTATCAAATCTTACTCTCATATAAGTCATTTCTCCATCAGCAGCACTCTCTTTTTGATCAGGTGGACAAGGAAGAACGCCTGCACCCATTGAAACTCCTCTCAATAATTGCATCACATGAACTTCATCATCAGTCATATTTTTCCTCCTTATAGAATACCCAAATTTCCTACCATTACAATAAACAGCCCAAACAAACTCCTCCAACACTTTCTTCTTAGGTGTCTTTGTTTCACTCTCAAGTGCCAATCTTACTATATCTGATCCCATTTCTTTGTGAAAAACTCCGGTGAGCATTGGTAACTCGATCACGAAAATGGGAAGACGGTGTGGATCTTCTTGAATAGCTAGACTAACTCTGCCTTTTTTGTAACCAAATAAAGTACCTGTGGTTGCTTTATCAGTTAACATTGGCTTTCTTGGACGACCtaataaggctaccattttgcaaCCAGTTGTTAACATGGGAAGAAGTTTAAACATGCGAAGAATGCCAccaccactacttgaggattttcTACTTTTCTTGGTTTCTGTATTATTTTTACTACTATAATTGTGATgattctgatgatgatgatgatttgtGGTACTACGTTGGAGTAATGATAATAAGGCAGGGTTTTCCATTTGGTTGAATGGGCTAGAGTATATAGATGACATATTGTGGTGAGTTTGTTTAGGGTTTTGGTTCTTGAATTGGAAGGCCATATCTTGAATAAGGAACTGGTCAGAAAGATGAATCTTGATGTATTGCTATTTATAAAGGATTTTAGTTATATATGTTGTTAGTGTATGAATTTGTATTAGTGTATTTTAACATCATGTAGCAGGAAATCAACTTGTCTTATTTTTTAAGTTACTAATTCAATTATCTGCGTTATATGTGGTAGTCTCTCCGCGTCCCAATTTATATTTGTGATATTTGACTGAGCAcggagttttaaaaaaaaataaagacttttgaaatGTTATCTAAAAAAACCTTAGACGATTATGTGACCAAAAATCATCTCtcaataaagaaaaaatagaaagtttaAAATTAACTTTATAAGGAAGTATGAAATTCTTTAGGTCATATTAAAAATGAAAGTATGATACATGATAAGACATagaaattaatattatttaagtaATTTGACAGTATAAAATTAATGTACAGTATTAACATAGAAAAATCGAGATATATTTATTATATGTGTAATTGTTTGGAAAATGGATAAAAGAGAAGTTAAGAAAAAGGCAACTTTTTGGTTAGGTTGTACTTGTAATCTTTTTAAGTGGGGAATGGAAGACATTACTCCTAGTTGGTTAAATTGGAATaaagaatagaaaagaaaagaaaaagggaggcTTTTTAAATTTTCTCCTGGACATTTTATTTTGAGGGTCCTGTCTTGGCCTTTGGATACGTTCTTGGTTTGATTTTCAACTACATATTCGATTTGGGAATAATATCTTATTTGTTATCTTTCTTTTATCTTTAGCATAGTATAATGTTTAAAATTGTCAGATTAAAATGGAAGGAAACATCATAGTATAGTGTTCTCATCTCAACCATATCTCTATACTTCGATTTACAAACAGAATAAAGTATCTATAAATAAGAACTtagtttatttattatttgtggAAATTATTAGATTTGTAGGAGTATAATATTTTATATGAAGTTACATATAATTGTGCCGACATCTAATAGTTGTCATTATGTTCTAGAAATACTAGGATTTGGTGTAAGAATTTAATGCTTAACTTTAAATTAATGTTACATTCCGAAGTGGAAAACATATACTTTGATCCTACAAATATCAAAGTAAGACCAATAACGAGCGAATTTTGCGAATCAATTGAACCCATTATTTTTTACTCATATTATAACAATTACTATTACTATGTCTCATTGCCAAACAAACTAAGTTGGGATTATCTATATAAATCTTATTGACTATCcgtacatacttaaaaataattaaaacgtAAAACATTATGATGTTATTCTCATTCTGAATCTGCATTGTAAATTCTGGATTCACATTTAGCTCTATATAGTAAGCCACAATTATTACATGAAACTCATATAAGGAGAGATTTATTAAATTCTAGAAACAAGATATAAACGAAAACGGTCCCTAAGCCAAAATTTTGATGTGACCAAGTTCATTGAGGaatataaatattaaaaagaACTTGGAAAGTGATAAGATAAGGATATATTGTCACACCACCAATTAATTTCTTGGGGGTGTGGGGAGAAGGTGAGGAAAAAACACttcaagaaaagatgaaaaaagtGTTCTTTTTTAAGTGATACTTTGGTATTTGCATGTGCCTCTCTGATTATCACATGGAGTATCAACATCAATTCCCTTTATGCTTTTCTTTTTTCACTATAGCCTATAGGTGCAACTCATCTATCCCCAAAACTTTGCTAGCTAGTTCCTCTTGTCAATTTGAAACTCactttaatttgttatatttaaAGTGACTATCCTTTTCATCACTCCATCAAATATATATCTCAATTTTTCTTTTATGATCTAGACTAAAGACAAGACTGATCACTGAGCCTAAGAGGTGCTCTGACCTCTATTTCCAAAAGTCGATTATGCTAGTAATTTTTGGGGAATTATATGTTCAAGAGTTTAACTTTTTCTTGTCTGGGAGAAGTTAGCTACGAGCATATTAGTGGCGGAGGCAAAGTTGATCCGTCACTAAATAGATTCAACGACGAAAAAATACTATTTAGTGATGACATATAACCATGGTCATCGTgctaatttttgttattttagtGAGATGATCATTTACAATTAGTCTTATTAGCTAGAAACATGAAAAATAAAGCAAGTTTCCTTTAAAAATTATTGTTAGTAAAACAAAATTTAAGTTATTAGTGTATGTGATGAGTTAAATTCCGTCAAACTAATCTTTAATTCCGTCATTTAAGTTTTAATACGAGATACATTCGCTAGTTTGACCAACTTATAAGTTTAGTCAAACACCCATCGTACCCCTTTAGTATAATTTAATCAATTGTAGCAAATAAGTAATACATGTGTTACTTAATTGCTTTTCACTCTTGAAGAAAAGATCCCTTGTAACTATAGCCTTTAATGATATTTTTCCATAACTCTTACAATCAATCGGCTGTCAAATTAATAAGTGGCCCTTTTACATATTGCTGGTCCATATATATGCTAAAGGCACATCATATCAAAATGGAGACCATTATAATTGATACTCTTATTGGTAACTCAACAAAAAGTACGATGCTACCATATGCATAACTATTAGACAATGTGGCCAGAAATTCTTTTGCGTAATGGGATCGCAATTATGGACAGACAGTGGCCTACTTAATGCCACACCCTTATCATATATCACATGGATCATAgattgaaaggaaaaaagttggCGGTAATGTCGATGAAACTTGTGCCATGAAATCACATGAACTTGAGGTCGgcagcataaatataaaaaacttATTCGCCCTATTAATTACAATTAAATAAATGTTGAAGCATATATAAAGATACATTAATTAATTGCAGTATaacaaaaattaatatataaaaacATATTATCTAGATATATTTTGGCTTGACATAAAGAGACGATTTTGAGTATATATATTTTTCCACTACAAAATGTGGCTTTGAAGCACACAACATGACATGAGGCCACAGCCCACAGGAGACAAAGGAAACCTACAAGGCTAAGACTCTTCTTCCTTAAAAAATGAAAGCAGACAACTTTGTTTGGCTTCCGGTGAAACATTTTCGACATAAAATATCTTTATTAAAAATCAATTCAATTAAAGCCATCATCTTCTTAATCTAATGAAAATTGTTTATCTTCCAAATTAGTAATAGCGTCTTATTAAATCAGTAAGGGGAATATATCTTTTCAATGTTTTTCTAGATCTACCATGATTTATCTTAGGCAACTTAGCAGAAGAAGCATATGATTTATGAATAGTGCAAGTGACGTAAATAACTTTTATTAAGTCCTCAAAACTAAAGGGAAAAAACTAATAATAATCCACCAAATTTTTCATTGTAAAACTGGCATGTCTGCCCACTCGTATAATTGTGCTAATGATGGGTCCGATTCTTTATGTTGCTTTCAGAGAGTTTGATGTTACATTTAACTGATTTTACTTTGATTAGGATTGGAACACTTGAAAATGTTTTCTATGGAAGATGTTTTCCTAaaaaaatttcttgaaaaataagtgatttttttacttttttttttttttttttttttttttgatatttggCTACTTAACAAAAaggttttttgaaaaatataatctAGGAAAACACTATGGGAAACGAAATGGGTGAAGGCACGTGGAGGAGCATGGCAGTGAGGTCTGGCCTAGGGTCAAGGCGGGGGATCGGGGTTCTAAATTGGAGTCAGGATCGAGGACGTGAGTCGGAGTTCAAATACGGGGCCAAGATAGGGGTTTAGGGTTGGGGTCCAGATCGTGTAGGGGTCTAGGGTCGGGGTCAAGTAGGGGTCAAGGTTTAGGGGTAAGATCGGTGATGAGGGTCAAGATCGGGGATAGGAGTCGAGGTCGGAGTTCGGGGCGAGTTTCCAAGTCAGGGTCGTAATCAAGATCCAAGGTCGAGACCAGTGATTGGGGCTTAGGTCAGGGTTGGGGTCAAGGTCAGGGTCAACATTCAGGATTAGGGGTCGAAGTTAGGGGTCGAAGTCGAGTTGGTGTAGCGGTCGTGGTTTAGAGTTAGAGAAGGATCCTGATTCTAACCCCGGATCATGATTTCGACCCCAACCTCGGACCCCAAACTTTGACCTTGAAGAACCTGACCCCAACCCTGATCTCAATCCCGATCTCGATCCCGACTCCGAATTACGATCTCGATGTTGACCACTAACTCTGACCTCGACCTCGAAACCCGACCTGAACCCGACTTCGATCCTGATTTTGAATCGAACTTAACCTTGACCACGAACTTTGATCCTCATACCCCGACCACAAAAACCAACTATGCTTCTAGCCCCGACATTAACCCCTGACCTAACCCTAACCCCTAATCTTGACTCTCAACCCAGAACTAGGGGAAGGGGGCCGAATGAGGAGTGGGTGGTGGGTTGGGGGCAGAGCGTTAGTTGGGGAGGGAGAGGTTGGCGGGGATGGGGTTTTGAAGATGAGCGGAGGGTATCGCGGTAGAGGTACGTCGAGAGTCTGGGGCCCAAAATGGCAAGGATATGTAGATTTAGGGGTGAGGGTAGGGGCGGAGAAGATTGAAAGAGAGTTTTGGCAAATATTTTCCCTCATCTAGGTAGGAAAGTCATTTTCCTCTATGagtttaaaaggaaaatatttttcaaattattgaAGGTGACGAAACATGAAAAACTTAAaacaatattttccaaaatatattttcattcgtaccaaacacacccttagttcCAAAGAAAATTTGGTCTTTTAGAATGATTGCTTAGCCCCCCCTCCTTCAAAAACAATCTGTATGGTTTTTACCAATGAAAATATGAATTAATTAACTATGATAAGTCCCTACCCCACCACCACCCACCCTACCCCCTGTcttcttttcctctctttctctctcctgctttcttcttcttccctattACTTCCCTTTCCCTttctttcttgtctgcttgccccccctccccccctgCTTTCCAGATCTACCCCTTTTATATTTCCCtttcccccttttcttttcttcttctcctttcatTCTCTCCCTTATACCTCGTCGCTTCTACCCTCCGTCCCCCTATTTTCTAACGCACTGACCTAGCCTAGCGGTGGCGGCGACGGCTGAGATAATTTTCCAGCGAGCCTCGGGAGAAGCGGGCGGGAAATTCCAAAACATAGCTGCTGTGGACAACATCTTTCTCGGCATTCATTATGACTTCAAGTTCTATTGTTCTTGCTTAGAATTTGCTATTTGTTAATATTGGGTCAGCTGCCTTTTATCCTTTTATCCAAGACAATTCCAAAGTTCTACTTgtgggagttggtacctcccgttttTCCAGTTTCCCTTTGTTGTGTTAGTTAAATTGATTATTCACCGTATTAGTGTGCATGTAGTTGCAACTTGTCTTCTTCTAGTTTGGTCTGTTACCTTGCGTGTGTTAGTGATTCCCCTTACTCTGCCGTAGGTATAGTGGTTGTGGTCTGGGATGGTCGAGTGAGGTCATGTTCTCGGGGGAAAGGGGGTGGGGCGGGAGGCAAGGGAGTTAAAGGGAACAAGGGTATctgtaggttgagaattgggtcatggaacataggtatattgacgggtaagtctatagagttcgCGAAGATCCTCCAAaagaggagggtcaatatagcgtgtgtccaagAGATAAGGTGGGTAGGGTTGAGGGCGAATGATGCAGACGGGTATATactttggtactcaggagtccagaaaggtaagaatggagtgggcatCTTGGTGGATAAGGAACCTAGAGAGTCTGTGGTTGAGGTTAGAtgagtgaatgatagattgatgattattaagttgGTGATTGAAGAGTGCACCATAAATATTGTTAGCGCCTATCCCCCGCATGtgggcctagatgaggaggttaaacgaCACTTCTGGGAGGGGTTAGATGAGATTGTACGCCAGGTTTCGTCTGctgagaagctattcataggaAGGGATTTCAATGGGCATATTGGGTCGACCGATGGTGATTATGGCAAGGTGCATGGAGGCTTtggttttggggagaggaacgtTGGAGGTACATCGTTATTGGACTTCGCTAAGGCATTTGGTTTGGTGATTGCAAACTCTAGCTTTCCGAAGAGGGAggggcatttggttacttttcaaaatacggtggcgaagactcaaattgactatctcctcctcaagAGGTGTGACAGAGAGTTGTAtaaggattgcaaggtgattccgggtgagatactcgcgacgcagcataggctcttggtgatggacgttggtattataTTAAATAGGAGGAAAAGGTCTACtcgaggaagaccgagaatcagctggggagccttaactaaggataaagcccaagagttAGAGGGGTGGTTGTCatctatgggagcttggagaagcaGTGGTGACGCGAGCACTATATGGTCAGCGACATCAGACTGTATTAGGGAGGCTACGAgagaggtgttgggggtctcgacGGGCATCTCTGGTGGGCACAAaagagactggtggtggaatgaagtggtccaaggtaaagtggaagcgaagaaggtggcgtacctgaagttagtggggagcataggtgaggaggagaggcgagcgtgcatggagaggtataaggcagctaggaaggaggctaagCAGGCGGTTAaggaggctaagactgcggcttatggtcgtatgtacgaggaactaGGGAAAacggcggggagaagaagttattccggctggccaagttgagagagaggaaggctcgggatttggaccaagtgagatgcatcaaggacgaagatggtagagtattgatggaagatgcccagattaagaggagatggcagacttactttcataaacttctgaatgaagaaggggatcgggatattgtgctaggaAATTgtagcattccgagagtcaccgtgactttggaTATTGCAGGCGcatcgaggttgaggaggtcgtgggagctatgcgtaagatgagcagggacAGAGCGACCGGGCTAGATGAGATtctggtggaattttggaagtgtgtggggagagcaggtttggagtagttgactaggttatttaatgttatttttaaggtgAATTGGATgtcggatgagtggaggtggagtacggtggttccattgtataagaataaaggtgatatccagagttgtaataattataggggtatcaaattactaagtcatgccatgaaagtgtgggagagggtggttgaaacGAGGGcgaggatgacagtgtctgtatccgacaaccagttcgggttcatgccaggTCGTTCGACTACATAAGCTATAaaccttgttaggaggttggtggaactgtattgagagaggaagaaggatctgcacatggtgtttattgacctagagaaagtgtatgacaagtgtcacgaccccaaatttcctccgtaggaggtcgtgatggcacctagtctctaagagtaggtaagcctatcaatgctgaataataatagatatctgaaataaataaactacaattcaaataattataactcccgaaacccggtagaaataagtcacaaacttctaagaatttattctctatgtctctatacatcagagtctaaagaaaataaggaagacaatatactaagatagaaggggactccggagtctgcgaacgctggcagatatacctcgaagtctcctcgtacaactagtgtactgatgcctggtctgataagatgtacctggatctgcacaaaaagatgtgcagaagtatagtatgagtacaccacagcggtacctagtaagtgccaagcctaacctcggtagagtagtgacgaggttaggtcaggccctactggaaaataaataataacatggtaaaatatttaacaatataataagataaaatgacaatgaaaataaatcaattagTATATCACCATTTAATTAtaccaaataatggcaattaatacATCGTGGAAGCAAAACATAATTCTtgtcaactttaagaaaatcacaacaataatcaaaggcaattgcggccataaatcaatatccaaaAGAGcacttccgaggtaccgcctcgtagtcccaaatcataaataaattcacaatatctcattttcttatatcactgcgggagccttcataatttattgtaaagaaaatattttttccgaaatagcatcccgcgttttagccatccttatcacactgcatgacttctagtagtttcccctactagccacgcatatcaagccacccttatctc
This DNA window, taken from Nicotiana tabacum cultivar K326 chromosome 15, ASM71507v2, whole genome shotgun sequence, encodes the following:
- the LOC107794143 gene encoding protein MIZU-KUSSEI 1-like, encoding MAFQFKNQNPKQTHHNMSSIYSSPFNQMENPALLSLLQRSTTNHHHHQNHHNYSSKNNTETKKSRKSSSSGGGILRMFKLLPMLTTGCKMVALLGRPRKPMLTDKATTGTLFGYKKGRVSLAIQEDPHRLPIFVIELPMLTGVFHKEMGSDIVRLALESETKTPKKKVLEEFVWAVYCNGRKFGYSIRRKNMTDDEVHVMQLLRGVSMGAGVLPCPPDQKESAADGEMTYMRVRFDRVVGSKDSEAFYMINPDGASGQELSIFFVRVH